Part of the Polyangiaceae bacterium genome, CCGTTGCGCAGCAGGACTCGCGTCGCGTCCAACACGGTGAGGGTCGGACGCATGAAGGTGGCGAGGTCGGCGATGGACACGTCGATGTTCTGGTGCAGCCGGTTGCGCCGGCCGCCGAGCAGCCCATACCAGTTCTTCATCGCGCCGGTGTACTTCGAGAGGTTGTGGTGCTTGGCGACGGGGACGTTGATGACCTTGTCCGCGTTGACGAGCGGCGTGTACACCGGCCAGAGGTCCAGCACGTCGCCCTTCATGCGCAGCTCGCGGAAGCGGTGCGCCGCGGGCAAGATGACGGTGGCTCCCAGCGCGTGCGTGGCGCGCCAGATGCCGGAGCGCTGGAAGCAGCGGGTCGCCTCGTTGCACGAGGCATCGGTGACGACCACGCGCGCCGCGCCGGCGTCGAACGCCAGCCGGACCAGCTCCGCGACGACGACCGGATTGGTGTTGGCCGCGTGCACCGGCATGCGGTCCCAGCCGATGTTCGGCTTGATCGCCACGATGTCGCCGCGGGACACGAAGCGCTTCATCCCGCCCAGACCCTCCACCGCCTTGCGGGTGAGCTCGGCGGCGTCCGTGGAGCTCTTCGCGATGGCCATCACCGGCAGGGCGCCGTCGGGCTTGGCGCCGAAGTCCCGGACCTGGCGCTCGCTGTCGAGCCGGGCCACGTCGAACCCGCCGC contains:
- a CDS encoding DUF362 domain-containing protein, which translates into the protein MSSISRREALGRLGAAGAALGGAALLAKLTYDRGGFDVARLDSERQVRDFGAKPDGALPVMAIAKSSTDAAELTRKAVEGLGGMKRFVSRGDIVAIKPNIGWDRMPVHAANTNPVVVAELVRLAFDAGAARVVVTDASCNEATRCFQRSGIWRATHALGATVILPAAHRFRELRMKGDVLDLWPVYTPLVNADKVINVPVAKHHNLSKYTGAMKNWYGLLGGRRNRLHQNIDVSIADLATFMRPTLTVLDATRVLLRNGPQGGNIDDAKDMHQVIASLDQVAVDAYGATLIGEKAANVKYLAMGEARGLGTASWEQVARVEV